The proteins below are encoded in one region of Carettochelys insculpta isolate YL-2023 chromosome 14, ASM3395843v1, whole genome shotgun sequence:
- the TMEM30B gene encoding cell cycle control protein 50B: MAAGPPARNKPDNTAFTQQRLPAWQPLLSAGTALPLFFCAGLACLALGLGLHFSSATIRELELDYTGAPGSGHNCSACANASRAGAGGCTCSLLFLLDEPFPGPVCLYYELSNYYQNHRRYGVSRDDSQLSGDAAALTSPASECSPFRVDPQGLPIAPCGAIANSLFNDSFALYHLLNGTFQAVPLDSRGISWWTDSNIKFSNPEPVNGSLALAFKNTAKPPNWPKAAYLLDTANPNNTGFINEDFIVWMRTAALPTFRKLYRRVHEGNFSSGLPQGTYRMDITYNYPVLSFQGTKKVIFSTVSWMGGKNPFLGIVYLVFGTACILTGFVMLAVHIKYQKQNQMDVE, translated from the coding sequence ATGGCGGCCGGGCCGCCCGCGCGCAACAAGCCGGACAACACGGCCTTCACGCAGCAGCGCCTCCCGGCCTGGCAGCCGCTGCTGTCGGCGGGCACGGCGCTGCCGCTCTTCTTCTGCGCGGGCCTGGCCTGcctggcgctggggctggggctgcacttcTCCTCCGCCACCATCCGCGAGCTGGAGCTCGACTACACGGGGGCGCCGGGCAGCGGCCACAACTGCTCGGCCTGCGCTAACGCCAGCCGGGCGGGGGCCGGCGGCTGCACCTGCTCGCTGCTCTTCCTCCTGGACGAACCCTTCCCGGGGCCCGTGTGCCTCTACTACGAGCTCTCCAACTACTACCAGAACCACCGGCGCTACGGCGTGTCCCGCGACGACAGCCAGCTCAGCGGGGACGCGGCCGCGCTGACCAGCCCGGCCTCGGAGTGCAGCCCCTTCCGCGTCGACCCCCAGGGGCTCCCTATCGCCCCCTGCGGGGCCATCGCCAACAGCCTCTTCAATGACTCCTTCGCCCTCTACCATCTGCTCAACGGCACCTTCCAGGCCGTGCCACTGGACAGCCGGGGCATTTCCTGGTGGACAGACTCCAACATTAAGTTCAGCAACCCGGAACCTGTCAATGGCAGCCTGGCCCTCGCCTTCAAGAACACAGCCAAGCCCCCCAACTGGCCCAAGGCGGCCTACCTGCTGGACACGGCCAACCCCAACAACACCGGCTTCATCAACGAGGACTTCATTGTGTGGATGCGCACCGCTGCCCTGCCCACCTTCCGCAAGCTCTACCGCCGCGTGCATGAAGGCAACTTTTCCTCTGGCCTGCCCCAGGGCACCTACCGCATGGACATCACCTACAACTACCCTGTCCTCTCCTTCCAGGGCACCAAGAAGGTCATCTTCAGCACTGTGTCCTGGATGGGTGGCAAGAACCCCTTTCTGGGCATTGTCTACTTGGTCTTTGGCACTGCCTGCATCCTCACTGGCTTTGTCATGCTGGCTGTCCATATCAAATACCAGAAGCAAAACCAGATGGATGTTGAATAG